Proteins co-encoded in one Cercospora beticola chromosome 7, complete sequence genomic window:
- a CDS encoding uncharacterized protein (BUSCO:EOG09263RY2), which produces MSRSNPSGIPEDDIINPKLNVSCLDFLLIELVPLAQRITDQLHAREQALIEEFRRSKIFNNSNSNGSSTTSSTITTTQQSQSQSQPTGSLPTVPEITTTSDGAGSGKKTSSEAGAEASTTTTTTATGTAATSVISTSNIGGAPLLENSSTREAVFWRLDNLGYRVGQGLVERFSHTKPRPQTPLEAIKFICKDLWTILFRKQIDNLKTNHRGVFVLTDSRFQPISRMSVDRRAGPRAGEDALRRGQAYLYFPCGIIRGALQGLGIEVTVTAETTEIPVATFQIKMKGAKA; this is translated from the exons ATGTCTCGATCAAACCCCTCAGGCATACCCGAAGACGATATCATAAACCCCAAACTCAACGTCTCCTGCCtcgacttcctcctcatcgaaCTCGTCCCTCTCGCGCAACGCATCACCGACCAACTCCACGCACGCGAACAAGCTCTCATAGAAGAATTCCGCCGAAGCAAAATCTTCAATAACAGTAATAGCAATGGCTCTTCTACCACATCTTCCACCATAACAACAACACAGCAATCGCAATCGCAATCGCAACCTACAGGCTCTCTACCCACAGTCCCAGAGATCACAACAACGAGTGATGGAGCAGGAAGCGGAAAGAAGACTTCCAGCgaagcaggagcagaagcaagcacaacaacaacaaccacagCTACAGGAACAGCAGCGACCAGCGTAATCAGCACCTCCAACATCGGCGGCGCACCTCTCCTCGAAAACTCCTCCACACGCGAAGCAGTCTTCTGGCGTCTCGATAATTTAGGTTATCGTGTTGGACAAGGCCTAGTAGAGCG TTTCTCCCACACCAAACCCCGCCCCCAAACCCCCCTCGAAGCCATAAAATTCATCTGCAAAGACCTCTGGACAATTCTCTTCCGCAAACAAATCGACAACCTAAAAACAAACCATCGAGGAGTTTTCGTGCTCACGGATTCCCGTTTTCAACCGATAAGTCGTATGTCCGTGGATCGGAGAGCTGGGCCGAGAGCGGGAGAGGATGCTTTGAGGAGAGGGCAAGCT tatttatacttcCCTTGCGGGATAATTCGAGGCGCATTGCAAGGGTTGGGGATAGAAGTTACAGTTACGGCGGAGACGACGGAGATTCCAGTTGCTACGTTCCAGATTAAGATGAAGGGAGCGAAGGCATGA
- a CDS encoding uncharacterized protein (MEROPS:MER0002896): MDRHGPGPVDAPRPLAARRSPPPLPHLATMNANDWTFPPELATPVFPPAAVAPPNVEVAPAGPPAPPNDEREDLGETDHSDSEDDDDENDNADGDHAGGDDGASDTSTGRRWYPLQEDAPENREPCEDELKYIESRAEHSALDERYWHEDTFTDISDPEINEVERGILDWEIPVFNGTKQKPVPADVMRSPTVRIGGYDWQIKFYPHGVRRSDYPSVYLECITMQSPDFEETEEFERPPLPFLDCVPKIKKRRSVAAQMSVVLYNPSEPRVYNFRTEAHQFHKKSADIGWKYFTTYPRSHIALRHHGMRKPLLTDDKLAFRVYIRVMDDPTGCLWDNSQLNADDITQVTGLRPFTKSHPYVSATLPLLHFSPFRQFVKDLRMPSPFRNYFQTLLFKMFTRRRSPHFGRTGTHLVADAMEVLYRLREVLHRDCADDPKTALKFNELVGEFHPERNNACGSNRLDTKTHPSIQDAVNKHPKLIATPQLLTLELTRQEHDKETRKWKKITNRVEVPDDLEVSGRQYTLFGFVTHCGHLQSCRYNAYVRPHGKGQGWYAYHDGRVTRLTEKQAREKHSGIEAPSDQERAPDDGYDSPYDEFHSPDGEVTYAVLYARHDISLQPADVQIESWLPEELQDAYALDLADPPNSAIHEWPDHRIPGPPVADPHIVAEEGEAGARLAALTERINATIEAATPEPPTIVDGDGDIVMRNTEAESDYEVPEDIEITGKGIRDWLGRPFYEGEWNKVYYHGTGHLINLNGDEYIGEFRDNEMHGWGKIILASTGDIYEGTWEHDKMHGKGKLIERATGNVFEGSFREGRKHGEFVLRGTVTDEDKSTCQICYDNPISTAFYDCGHVVACRECAAQVDSCPMCRKRVVARLQLYGVTVTAS; the protein is encoded by the coding sequence ATGGACCGCCACGGTCCAGGTCCCGTTGACGCCCCTCGTCCACTCGCCGCACGTCGCTCAccgcctcctctgcctcaCCTCGCGACCATGAATGCCAACGACTGGACCTTTCCGCCCGAACTCGCAACGCCAGTCTTCCCACCTGCCGCCGTCGCTCCACCCAACGTCGAGGTCGCTCCAGCAGGCCCTCCTGCGCCCCCGAATGACGAACGAGAGGATCTAGGAGAGACAGATCATTCAGacagcgaggatgacgatgacgagaatGACAATGCAGATGGCGACCACGCTGGCGGCGACGACGGTGCTAGTGACACCTCGACTGGCAGGCGGTGGTACCCGTTGCAAGAAGACGCACCTGAAAACAGAGAGCCTTGCGAGGACGAGCTCAAGTACATCGAGTCGAGAGCCGAGCACAGCGCGCTTGATGAGCGGTACTGGCATGAAGATACATTCACCGACATTAGCGACCCAGAAATCAATGAGGTCGAGCGGGGCATTCTTGACTGGGAGATACCTGTCTTCAATGGCACGAAACAGAAGCCGGTGCCTGCCGATGTGATGCGGTCACCTACTGTCCGCATCGGCGGCTACGACTGGCAGATCAAGTTTTATCCGCACGGCGTTCGTCGATCAGACTATCCGTCCGTATATCTGGAATGCATAACCATGCAGTCACCGGACTTCGAAGAGACAGAAGAATTTGAACGACCGCCGCTACCGTTCCTTGACTGTGTGCCGAAGATCAAAAAGCGTCGCTCAGTGGCCGCTCAGATGTCCGTGGTGCTCTACAACCCTTCCGAGCCTCGCGTGTACAATTTCCGCACCGAAGCACACCAGTTCCACAAGAAGTCAGCCGATATTGGATGGAAGTACTTCACCACATATCCGCGCTCGCACATCGCCCTTCGTCACCATGGCATGCGCAAGCCTCTGCTCACCGACGACAAACTGGCGTTCAGAGTCTACATTCGAGTCATGGACGATCCAACCGGCTGTCTATGGGACAACAGCCAACTGAATGCCGACGATATCACTCAAGTTACGGGCTTGCGACCTTTCACCAAGTCCCATCCGTATGTGTCGGCAACGCTCCCTTTGCTGCATTTCTCGCCCTTTCGCCAGTTCGTGAAAGACCTTCGCATGCCTAGCCCCTTCCGCAACTACTTCCAGACTCTTCTGTTCAAGATGTTCACGAGACGGCGATCTCCCCACTTCGGGAGAACCGGCACTCACTTGGTGGCCGATGCAATGGAGGTACTGTACCGCCTGAGGGAAGTTCTGCATCGAGATTGTGCAGATGATCCAAAGACAGCACTCAAGTTTAATGAACTTGTGGGCGAGTTCCATCCAGAGCGCAACAATGCATGTGGTTCTAATCGACTTGACACAAAGACACATCCTTCGATTCAGGATGCTGTCAATAAGCACCCAAAATTAATCGCCACGCCGCAGCTGTTGACACTTGAACTCACAAGACAAGAGCACGACAAGGAGACCcggaagtggaagaagatcACCAATCGTGTTGAGGTACCTGACGATCTGGAAGTTTCCGGGCGGCAATACACACTGTTCGGCTTTGTCACTCATTGCGGGCACTTGCAGTCATGTAGATATAACGCTTACGTGCGTCCTCACGGCAAGGGACAGGGCTGGTACGCCTATCACGACGGACGCGTTACCAGATTGACCGAGAAGCAAGCGCGAGAGAAGCACTCTGGCATCGAAGCGCCATCTGATCAGGAGCGAGCACCTGATGATGGCTACGATAGCCCATACGATGAGTTCCACAGTCCGGATGGCGAGGTCACCTACGCAGTACTGTACGCTCGCCACGATATCTCTTTGCAGCCAGCCGACGTGCAGATTGAAAGCTGGCTGCCAGAAGAGCTTCAAGATGCATATGCACTAGATCTCGCCGATCCTCCTAACTCAGCCATCCACGAGTGGCCCGACCACCGAATTCCAGGACCACCTGTCGCGGATCCACACATTGTTGCAGAAGAGGGGGAAGCGGGTGCGCGCCTGGCCGCACTGACTGAACGCATCAACGCCACCATCGAGGCTGCAACACCCGAGCCACCTACGATCGtagatggcgatggcgacatCGTCATGCGCAACACCGAAGCCGAGTCTGATTACGAGGTACCAGAAGATATCGAGATTACTGGCAAAGGCATTCGCGACTGGCTTGGGCGTCCATTCTACGAAGGCGAGTGGAACAAAGTCTACTACCACGGCACTGGTCACCTGATCAATCTCAACGGTGATGAATACATTGGTGAATTTCGAGACAACGAAATGCACGGCTGGGGCAAGATCATTCTTGCTTCTACCGGAGACATCTATGAAGGTACTTGGGAGCACGACAAGATGCATGGCAAGGGCAAGCTGATTGAGCGTGCTACCGGCAATGTGTTTGAAGGCTCTTTCCGCGAGGGCAGAAAGCATGGAGAGTTCGTTCTTCGCGGTACGGTCACCGATGAGGACAAGAGCACGTGCCAGATCTGCTATGACAATCCCATCAGCACGGCGTTCTACGACTGCGGGCACGTCGTGGCTTGTCGTGAGTGTGCGGCTCAGGTGGACTCTTGCCCTATGTGTCGCAAGAGAGTCGTCGCGAGGCTGCAGCTGTATGGCGTGACGGTTACTGCTTCTTGA
- the DYS1 gene encoding Deoxyhypusine synthase (BUSCO:EOG09263H5H), translating into MASHSQPEQHDAPAGAANAVLKPSDPVPAGAVPVKGLDFDAFADRNVTVAELVENLANVGFQATSIGQAVDIVNGMRTWRDAETGEKTTIFLGYTSNLISSGLRETLRWLVQHKHVSAIVTTAGGVEEDFIKCLGNTYLGSFEQPGAALRAKGMNRIGNLLVPNDNYCHFEDWVMPILNKMLEEQEESRTSEQPLSWTPSKVIARLGKEINDESSVYYWAWKNDIPVFCPALTDGSLGDMLYFHTFKSSPQQLRIDIVEDIRKINTLAVRAKRTGMIILGGGVVKHHIANANLMRNGAESAVYINTGQEFDGSDAGARPDEAISWGKIKADAASVKVYAEATIAFPLIVAATFAKVEKNGSAP; encoded by the exons ATGGCTTCCCACAGCCAGCCCGAACAGCACGATGCTCCTGCGGGCGCTGCCAATGCAGTGCTCAAGCCGTCGGACCCCGTGCCGGCAGGCGCGGTGCCCGTCAAAGGGCTAGATTTTGATGCATTTGCGGATCGCAATGTCACAGTCGCCGAGCTGGTGGAAAATCTGGCCAATGTGGGGTTCCAAGCGACGTCGATAGGACAGGCCGTCGATATAGTCAATGGCATG CGGACCTGGCGCGATGCAGAGACCGGAGAAAAAACTACCATCTTCCTGGGATACACCTCGAACTTAATCTCATCGGGCCTGCGCGAGACGCTCAGATGGCTCGTACAACACAAGCACGTCTCCGCCATCGTAACGACGGCCGGTGGCGTTGAGGAAGACTTCATCAAATGTCTTGGGAACACTTATCTCGGGTCATTCGAGCAGCCTGGAGCGGCACTGCGTGCCAAAGGCATGAACCGCATCGGTAACCTGCTTGTTCCAAATGACAACTATTGCCATTTTGAGGACTGGGTCATGCCAATTCTCAATAAAATGCTCGAGGAGCAGGAAGAATCGAGGACTTCAGAACAACCATTGAGCTGGACACCCAGCAAAGTCATTGCTCGCCTCGGAAAGGAGATCAACGACGAAAGCTCCGTGTACTACTGGGCGTGGAAGAACGACATTCCAGTATTTTGCCCGGCACTCACAGATGGAAGCCTTGGTGACATGCTTTACTTTCACACCTTCAAGTcatcgccgcagcagctccGGATCGACATTGTGGAAGATATTCGGAAAATCAACACTCTCGCGGTACGCGCGAAGCGGACCGGCATGATCATTCTTGGCGGAGGCGTTGTGAAGCACCACATTGCGAATGCGAATCTGATGCGCAACGGCGCGGAAAGCGCAGTTTACATCAACACCGGCCAGGAGTTTGATGGTTCAGATGCCGGAGCTAGGCCCGACGAGGCCATCAGCTGGGGCAAGATCAAAGCCGATGCAGCGAGTGTCAAG GTGTATGCTGAAGCTACCATCGCCTTCCctctcatcgtcgccgcaACCTTTGCCAAAGTCGAGAAGAACGGCAGCGCGCCATGA